In the Girardinichthys multiradiatus isolate DD_20200921_A chromosome 4, DD_fGirMul_XY1, whole genome shotgun sequence genome, one interval contains:
- the LOC124867300 gene encoding uncharacterized protein LOC124867300, whose amino-acid sequence MMASRVLLLLQLLLLTSLVSASHHWGGAMNFAYKGRNPDGTYKLSLRIKSTYDACYYYHYWYCYDGNCGYANTRTTNQIDTSTNAPIYESQWCETETIETWNLPTDKPLKLRSASCCWISTRNSVSNWNFDSLVDFGARSDTRQPNKSPQTAIVPFLRVPQNCPRTYKLAAFDPDGDRVRCRYGNLQGYECDNCHLPSGFQLDQDSCTLHYQQTNYDYSVFGFEMVVEDYPRTTIDLFYSDGSSARKYPLLSRSKRQASVNFTTPSWWWWTTTAPPTTTAQPNPWWWWSTTAPPTTTAQPNPWWWWWSTTAPPTTTAQPNPWWWWTTTAPPTTTAQPNPWWWWWSTTAPPTTTAQPNPWWWWTTTAPPSTTAQPNPWWWWSTTTTPAPRTTVSRSTHNVIDTPLSKQPLQFSFLVDPPVSSCQEGLFLPQLVAPTPADGSRIMAEVNKEVAIRVKAQAMHSTIQDIIFSGPSNVTKHRDINNHFVIRWTPVEDDLGDQYPICFAVESVSGSSYFQSEMRCVLVEIRKKQIEATVTCTESTMKVEVEKASFFGLQEDHLRLSDPSNTICSLDRLSNSTHIVAIIPLNGCGTQIEEDEDNLIFKNEITTTDDAPNTLITRKHLLEARFYCQYPKRGNVTVSFSAHRKNITVWEKGFGTFTYQFEFYQDDQFGAMFDPNSYPLEFDIGNRIYMQIDASSSVNDTVMFVESCRAAPYDNPNYQPTYSIIENGCEVDPTVQIHPTPNDRQFRFSMEAFKFIGLHDQVYISCTVMMCEAGNPNTRCSQGCINSPWSNNLGRRKREATVESGKHLISQGPLRLRRAADPRGGSAFNLNLNLVLVAGCLLLAVGMVCGVIIYRTKTSRAKYQPLRSYEN is encoded by the exons GGGAACTGTGGCTATGCAAACACTCGAACTACAAATCAAATCGACACAAGCACCAACGCACCAATATACGAAAGTCAATGGTGCGAAACAGAAACTATTGAGACATGGAACCTCCCAACTGACAAACCACTTAAGCTCAG GTCAGCTAGCTGCTGCTGGATCTCAACACGTAACTCAGTTTCTAATTGGAACTTTGATTCCCTCGTGGATTTTGGAGCAAGATCAGACACAAGACAACCAAATAAATCACCTCAGACTGCTATTGTTCCATTCTTAAG AGTTCCTCAGAACTGCCCGAGAACATACAAGTTGGCTGCCTTTGATCCAGATGGTGATAGAGTCCGCTGCAGGTATGGAAATCTCCAAGGATATGAATGTGACAATTGCCATCTCCCTTCAGGCTTCCAGCTTGACCAG GATTCTTGCACATTACACTACCAGCAAACCAATTATGACTACAGTGTCTTTGGTTTTGAGATGGTGGTAGAAGACTACCCACGTACAACTATTGATTTGTTCTATTCTGATGGATCAAGTGCTCGCAAGTATCCACTGCTTTCAAGGAGCAAGAGACAAGCCTCAGTTAATTTTACAACTCCCTCATGGTGGTGGTGGACAACCACTGCACCTCCGACTACTACTGCACAACCCAATCCATGGTGGTGGTGGTCAACCACTGCACCTCCGACTACTACTGCACAACCCAAtccatggtggtggtggtggtcaACCACTGCACCTCCGACTACTACTGCACAACCCAATCCATGGTGGTGGTGGACAACCACTGCACCTCCGACTACTACTGCACAACCCAAtccatggtggtggtggtggtcaACCACTGCACCTCCGACTACTACTGCACAACCCAATCCATGGTGGTGGTGGACAACCACTGCACCTCCGTCTACTACTGCACAACCCAATCCATGGTGGTGGTGGTCAACGACAACAACCCCTGCACCCAGAACTACTGTGTCCAGGAGCACACACAATGTGATCGATACTCCCCTTAGTAAGCAACCTCTGCAGTTCTCTTTTCTAG TGGATCCACCTGTTTCCTCCTGTCAGGAGGGACTCTTCCTGCCTCAGCTTGTGGCTCCAACACCTGCAGATGGTAGCCGGATCATGGCGGAGGTCAACAAAGAGGTGGCGATCAGAGTCAAAGCGCAGGCAATGCATTCCAC TATCCAAGACATCATCTTCAGCGGACCATCAAACGTCACCAAGCACAGGGACATTAACAACCACTTTGTCATCCGATGGACACCAGTTGAAGATGATCTGGGAGATCAATACCCGATCTGCTTTGCAGTGGAATCAGTGAGCGG ATCTTCCTACTTTCAGTCTGAGATGAGGTGTGTTCTTGTGGAAATccggaagaaacaaa TTGAAGCCACAGTGACCTGCACTGAATCCACAATGAAGGTGGAGGTTGAAAAAGCTTCCTTCTTTGGACTCCAAGAGGATCATCTTCGCCTCAGTGACCCCAGTAACACCATCTGCAGCCTTGACAGGCTCTCCAACAGCACTCACATAGTCGCCATCATTCCTCTCAACGGCTGTGGTACTCAGATCGAG GAAGATGAAGATAACCTCATTTTTAAGAATGAGATCACCACAACGGATGATGCCCCGAACACACTGATCACCAGGAAGCATCTGTTGGAGGCCCGGTTCTACTGCCAGTACCCCAAACGGGGCAATGTGACCGTGAGCTTCTCAGCGCATAGAAAGAACATCACGGTGTGGGAGAAAGGTTTTGGCACGTTCACCTACCAGTTCGAATTCTACCAGGATGACCAGTTTGGAGCCATGTTCGACCCAAACTCATACCCTCTGGAGTTTGACATCGGAAACAGGATTTACATGCAGATAGACGCCAGCTCCTCCGTCAACGACACCGTGATGTTTGTGGAGTCCTGCAGAGCTGCGCCATATGACAACCCCAACTACCAGCCAACCTACTCCATCATTGAGAACGG GTGCGAAGTTGACCCGACTGTGCAGATCCACCCCACCCCCAACGACAGACAGTTCAGGTTCAGCATGGAGGCCTTCAAGTTCATTGGGTTGCATGATCAG GTGTACATCAGCTGCACAGTTATGATGTGTGAAGCAGGGAACCCCAACACAAGGTGCTCGCAGGGATGCATCAACTCCCCATGGTCCAACAACTTAGGCCGCAGAAAGAGAGAGGCTACGGTCGAGAGCGGAAAGCACTTAATTTCCCAGGGTCCTCTGCGTTTAAGGCGTGCAGCAGACCCCAGAGGAGGCTCAG CATTCAACCTGAACCTGAACCTGGTGTTAGTTGCTGGATGTCTTCTTCTTGCTGTTGGGATGGTCTGTGGTGTGATCATCTACAGAACCAAAACCTCCAGGGCCAAATATCAGCCTCTGCGCTCATATGAGAACTAA